In the Silene latifolia isolate original U9 population chromosome 1, ASM4854445v1, whole genome shotgun sequence genome, CAAACAGGGTCTAACTAAAAGTAACAAATATAAATACATGGaattaataatatttcataaaatGTAGATACATATCATACAAAATAAATCATTTCGTTTTTTTGGTTACACAAAATAAATCATTTCTACAAAAATTAAAACAATGCTTTATATGCTCAATTAAATTGTCTAGGCCTTAAGTAAACATGGAGTGGATGCTTCAGTACAACGGTAAATTCTTGTTTTTCAGACAAATCTACTTGATATCCATTTGGGATATTCCATTCAAATTTCCACACCAAATTAGCAACAAAATACTCTAAATGAAGTATAGCTAATCGAAATGCAGGACATATTCTTCTTCCTACTCCAAAGGGCATCATCTTTATTTCTCGACTTCCGGTTATATCAATGTCTTTCTCGTTCTCCAAGAATCTTTCCGGTTTAAATTCCATCGGATCCTCCCACACCTTCGGATCACGACACATCTCTGTCAATGTGAAAAAAATTATGGCATTTTTCGGCACATTGTACTCACCAAGGGTCGCCTCTTCACTTACCGCATGTGGTAGTGAAAAGTAACTTGGTGGGTGTCGTCGCAACCCTTCTAATATAACCGCATTTAAGTAGGGAATTTTAGATAGGTCTTCTTCTTTAACTTCTTTCGCTTCTGTCCCTATTACCTGATAGAAAAATAGAATAGAATTGAACTAAACTTAATGGAAAtgagctgaattgaacttaaatgaagtaataataaatattatggGATATTACTGATAGGACCGGAATAAAAGAACAAGGGTAACCAATTCATACAAGAACATCATTGAAAAATCTAAATCAAAAGTATACAATAAATTTACGGAAATGATTAATACACTTCTAtatttggtattaatttagaaattatagagtaaattacacataaatcaatgtaaataatgcatatattaactatttatttcttattttagtcACTTAAATACAACTaactgggttgtatttatcataacccataaatttaagggttttttgataacttataccgTGAATAATTCACTTTTTCAAATCTATACCTAGGATAACTTTTTTtccaaatcttatacctaaaataatattttttctAAACTTGATACCAAATTTTTTAAAAAAGTCGTAAATTAACGATTTTGTCCTTACTAAAATTTGATGGTGTTTAGTGTTAACAATCGTGGATGTGTGGGTTAATAGGTGGGGAGAAAGGATGATGATGTTTAAATAGTAAGGGCAAGATCGTCAATTCAAGGTTTTTTTGAGATTTGATATTAAATTTGGGAAAAAATGTTATTTTAGATATAAGATTCTAAGGAAAGTTATCTTAGTTATAAGATTTGAAAACGGAAGTTATTGTAGGTATAAGTTATAAAAAAACTAATTTAATTAACATTACCTCTTTGATTGCTTGGAAAAGAGTATCTTGAATAGATGGGTATTTAACAAGATTGGCCATAATCCATTGCAAAGCGGTCGACGTTGTATCAGTTCCTGCATTAAGAAATTCTGAACAAAGGGTAACCAATTCTTCCTCATTTAGCTTTCGCTTCGTATGATCTTCATCGGTTATTTCAAGTTCGAACAACGTGTCCACATAAGAAGTGACCATTCTCGTAGTTTTATCAAAGTAACTAGAAGATAATATCTTCTGTTTTTGAAACTCCTTACGTGATCGCACGTAAGGAGATAAAATTTCTTTACGTTTTCGTTTTAGGTTGAATAACTCGTTCCAACGGCTCCTAAGTAAAATCTTGGTCATAGGAGGGTACATGTTAAGTATTTGAAAGCGACCGAAGGAAGTTAATAATTTGTGTTGAATGACACTAATGTCTTTAATTTCGGATTCAATTAATTTGTCCCCAAAACACATAAACACAAGTAAAGCGAACACAGAAAAACTTAAGTGTTCGGTCACTTCAGTATTAATAACGTCACTCTTAAAACGCTTGAGTAAAATGTTAAGGGCCCATTTACGAGCATGGGAGAAATCTTTGGTTAGAGAAGGGTTGACAATATTTGAGATTAAATTACGACGTAAAATACGCCAATTGGGTCCATAATTAGCCGAACTAATATTTAGTTGATTATTTGTTAAAATTTTCGCGGTGAGGAGTGCATTAGGACGGCTAGCAAAGGTGTTACCCTTCTGAATTAGGGCTTCATAAACTAAAGGAGGAGTCGATATGAAAATAAAAGGACGAGAAGCAGCAGATACTGTTATTATGGGTCCGTATTTAGGATGTAACGCTTTTAGGGCCGCTTCAACCTCTATGGTCGATTTTCGTAGCCATTTGATACTACTTATAATCGGAATACTTCGAGGACCCGGAGGTAACGAATTTTTCAAactatttttatttttcaatGAAATGTAAGGCTTGAGCAATAATGTTGCAATAATGCATGTTATTAAGGCAATTGCTAGCCATATTTCCATGCCTCCAATTTGCATGCTCTTTAGTTACTGCCATAAAAAGAAAAGCATTATTGAAAATCAATTTAAACGAAGAAAACTCGATTACACAGATAAAAAGATAAGACGGGAAATAGAGGACCTGATGA is a window encoding:
- the LOC141648393 gene encoding cytochrome P450 89A2-like, whose translation is MQIGGMEIWLAIALITCIIATLLLKPYISLKNKNSLKNSLPPGPRSIPIISSIKWLRKSTIEVEAALKALHPKYGPIITVSAASRPFIFISTPPLVYEALIQKGNTFASRPNALLTAKILTNNQLNISSANYGPNWRILRRNLISNIVNPSLTKDFSHARKWALNILLKRFKSDVINTEVTEHLSFSVFALLVFMCFGDKLIESEIKDISVIQHKLLTSFGRFQILNMYPPMTKILLRSRWNELFNLKRKRKEILSPYVRSRKEFQKQKILSSSYFDKTTRMVTSYVDTLFELEITDEDHTKRKLNEEELVTLCSEFLNAGTDTTSTALQWIMANLVKYPSIQDTLFQAIKEVIGTEAKEVKEEDLSKIPYLNAVILEGLRRHPPSYFSLPHAVSEEATLGEYNVPKNAIIFFTLTEMCRDPKVWEDPMEFKPERFLENEKDIDITGSREIKMMPFGVGRRICPAFRLAILHLEYFVANLVWKFEWNIPNGYQVDLSEKQEFTVVLKHPLHVYLRPRQFN